A genomic window from Lotus japonicus ecotype B-129 chromosome 1, LjGifu_v1.2 includes:
- the LOC130727597 gene encoding protein FAR1-RELATED SEQUENCE 5-like, producing the protein MTRVSCQAKFRVRFEANSSKWKVVYFEPEHNHELTLAKQVHLIPAFRGLTNGDKAQVDTLKLYGVKSCNIMGLMMGQKGGHDSVGFLKKDLYNHVDKNKRISLGAGDAAGSLNYFTRKGEKDPMFYFRFTRTSNDNLENLFWCDGTSRLDYQAFGDVIVFDSTYKKNKYNKPVVIFSGYNHHKETTIFACALVSDETVDTYKWVLQRLDEAMFGKHPKAVVTDGDKAMREAIKVVFPNSTHRLCGWHIQQNAVKKIHLPKFLDDFDYLIFGNFSPQRFESKWESMIEKYDLREDKWIKQMYETKEMWATAFMRERFFAGIRTTSLCEGINSFIKKYVTCKNSMLDFIYNFERAVEEYRYNELASDFRSCYGEPVLTTALSDIEQGAAKLLTRNMFREVRHVMEQALSLNLVERSEVCNTVMIKLSVCGRSSSQFLVVYDKNQTTFECDCGLSDFKGIPCSHIICAMRIEDFTTFPASLVSNRWLKTAKVDYIHTIPSIELDFEKVKLLRRGAISAACNFLSEYAADDATDFSAVIEDIYKLVSKVQKRRHPKSTEGNLFVIRDPAVVRTRGARKKLKTKKKKRLCSNCRKSGHTIRTCPTLFEGVGDDEVDEGDSSVELDDDSITKNTVVSLAGGDNGGSTSRQIGTAKRKVGDNGNVGSVQGNERDVLSPSAGPQIDAAGPTLNFGDGMNMFPQFPPPSQIFHSFPPYSSFPSSSGSQQFLSIIHEVERRAKMAKRD; encoded by the exons ATGACCAGAGTATCATGCCAAGCTAAATTTCGTGTACGTTTCGAGGCAAACTCCAGCAAGTGGAAGGTTGTTTATTTTGAACCTGAGCACAATCATGAGTTGACACTGGCTAAGCAAGTTCATTTAATTCCGGCATTCAGGGGATTGACTAATGGTGATAAGGCTCAAGTTGACACACTAAAGCTCTATGGCGTGAAGAGTTGCAACATAATGGGTCTCATGATGGGACAAAAAGGAGGTCATGATTCAGTTGGTtttttgaaaaaggacttatacAACCATGTCGATAAGAATAAAAGGATCAGTTTAGGTGCTGGTGATGCTGCTGGTTCATTAAACTATTTTACGCGGAAAGGGGAGAAGGATCCGATGTTTTATTTCAGGTTCACGAGAACAAGTAATGATAATCTTGAAAATTTGTTCTGGTGTGATGGAACCAGTCGTCTTGACTACCAAGCTTTTGGAGATGTAATCGTGTTTGACAGCACTTACAAAAAGAACAAGTACAACAAGCCTGTTGTTATATTTTCTGGTTACAATCATCACAAGGAGACTACTATTTTTGCATGTGCATTGGTTTCTGACGAGACTGTGGATACTTACAAGTGGGTTTTACAAAGATTGGATGAAGCTATGTTTGGGAAGCATCCTAAAGCTGTCGTGACAGATGGAGATAAAGCTATGCGTGAGGCAATTAAGGTAGTGTTTCCAAATTCAACCCACAGGCTTTGTGGATGGCACATTCAGCAAAATGCAGTTAAGAAAATTCATTTGCCTAAATTCTTAGATGACTTTGACTATTTGATCTTTGGTAATTTCAGTCCTCAGCGGTTTGAATCAAAGTGGGAGAGTATGATTGAAAAGTATGATCTTCGTGAGGACAAATGGATTAAACAAATGTATGAAACAAAGGAGATGTGGGCAACTGCATTTATGAGAGAGAGATTTTTTGCTGGAATTAGGACTACCTCGCTATGCGAAGGTATCAACTCTTTCATTAAGAAGTATGTGACGTGCAAAAATAGTATGCTGGATTTCATTTATAATTTTGAGAGAGCTGTGGAAGAGTATAGGTACAATGAGTTAGCCTCTGACTTTAGGTCATGTTATGGGGAGCCTGTGTTAACCACTGCTTTGAGTGACATTGAACAAGGAGCTGCTAAACTGTTGACCAGAAATATGTTTAGGGAAGTTAGACATGTCATGGAACAAGCTTTGAGCCTTAACCTTGTTGAACGGTCAGAGGTGTGCAACACAGTAATGATAAAGCTGAGTGTATGTGGCAGATCCAGTTCTCAATTCTTGGTTGTTTATGATAAGAATCAGACCACATTTGAGTGTGATTGTGGGCTATCTGATTTTAAGGGCATTCCTTGTTCTCACATCATATGTGCTATGAGGATTGAGGACTTCACCACATTTCCTGCATCTCTTGTTTCCAACCGGTGGTTGAAGACTGCGAAGGTGGATTACATACACACAATACCCTCCATTGAGCTTGATTTTGAAAAAGTGAAATTGTTGCGTAGAGGGGCCATTTCTGCTGCATGCAATTTTCTTAGTGAATATGCCGCTGATGATGCTACAGATTTTTCAGCCGTAATTGAGGATATATACAAACTGGTCTCGAAAGTTCAGAAACGTCGTCATCCGAAATCTACTGAAGGTAATTTATTTGTGATTCGTGACCCAGCTGTCGTGAGAACCCGAGGTGCACGAAAGAAGTTGAAgactaagaagaagaaaagactcTGTTCTAATTGCAGAAAGAGTGGTCACACAATCCGGACATGTCCTACATTGTTTGAGGGAGTCGGAGATGATGAAGTAGATGAAGGAGATTCATCTGTTGAGCTGGATGATGATAGCATTACTAAAAAT ACTGTGGTGTCATTAGCAGGAGGAGATAATGGAGGTTCTACTTCAAGGCAAATAGGCACAGCCAAAAGAAAG GTTGGAGATAATGGCAATGTTGGTAGTGTTCAAGGTAATGAACGCGATGTTTTATCACCGTCAGCTGGTCCACAAATTGATGCTGCAGGTCCTACGCTGAATTTTGGGGACGGAATGAATATGTTCCCTCAATTTCCCCCACCTAGCCAGATTTTCCATTCGTTCCCGCCATATTCTTCTTTCCCTTCTTCCAGTGGAAGTCAGCAGTTTTTGTCCATTATTCATGAGGTTGAGAGGAGAGCAAAGATGGCAAAGAGGGATTAG